From a region of the Emcibacter sp. SYSU 3D8 genome:
- a CDS encoding Z1 domain-containing protein, which produces MHSRGFYERLKAIRANANIPESREAEMCVLETVQELISQPTDSRRPGMLLGKIQSGKTRSFLGIIAAAFDEGFDVAIVLTKGTRTLAKQTVNRISKEYASFRDNEELAVYDIMSIPELTAWEIEDQKLVIVAKKETNNLRRLIKLFGETHPSLAAKRVLIIDDEADFASIRFTRSKDKTGLEQGRIADQIDELRRELTNPAVLQVTATPYSLYLQPDEYDAAPGANFTFEPKRPAFTKLVPIHSMYVGGEQYFGEYDERDPQFYLWNEVTDDELSALKKEDRRRVKTAQALTADKIKGLRHGLVTFVTAAAIRRLQQRAANERPRRYSMIIHVETARRAHAWQHMVAGEILDALNTAIKERDQNFELLIDAALDDLDRSVSAGGFRMPDRQDIVDEVRRAFLKGAVVTEKVNSDNDVEALLDENAELRLRTPYNVFIGGQILDRGITVPGLIAFYYGRSPKRMQQDTVLQHARMYGTRPPSDLAVTRFYTTAHNFNALRSIHEFDAALRYAFETGAHDRGVAFVVRDSGNRIIPCAPGKILASDIVALRPGGALLPFGFQTGARTAMARLVGKVEKLITSGAISSGKPEKVTTEVAIEIINIVEQCFDFESGYGFDWEACRAAIEYFSRIASPPESRGYCWIFAETGRTLSRQRTEGRYSDAPHTYQDRAKVKTAIGGLPVLALFKQEGRLEDGWRDAPFWWPVLFAPANAAPSIFASTIRDDDGAGEDDDS; this is translated from the coding sequence ATGCATAGTCGAGGATTTTACGAACGGCTCAAGGCGATCCGCGCCAACGCTAATATTCCCGAAAGCCGCGAGGCCGAGATGTGTGTGCTTGAGACAGTTCAGGAACTGATCTCGCAACCGACGGACTCGCGGCGGCCTGGCATGCTGCTCGGGAAGATACAATCGGGAAAGACACGGTCATTCCTTGGGATCATCGCGGCGGCGTTTGACGAAGGGTTCGATGTCGCCATTGTGCTGACCAAGGGCACAAGAACACTCGCGAAGCAGACAGTTAATCGCATCTCGAAGGAGTACGCATCGTTTCGGGACAACGAAGAGCTCGCGGTGTACGACATCATGTCGATACCGGAACTCACGGCGTGGGAAATCGAAGATCAGAAGCTCGTGATCGTAGCCAAGAAGGAGACCAACAATCTTCGGCGTCTGATCAAGCTTTTTGGAGAGACGCATCCCTCCTTGGCCGCAAAGCGCGTGCTGATTATCGATGACGAGGCGGACTTTGCTTCCATTCGGTTCACCAGAAGCAAGGATAAGACTGGACTGGAACAAGGTAGAATTGCCGATCAGATCGACGAACTGCGCCGGGAGTTGACGAATCCAGCGGTCCTGCAGGTGACCGCGACCCCTTACTCTCTATACCTCCAGCCCGACGAGTATGATGCGGCTCCCGGAGCCAACTTCACATTCGAGCCGAAGCGGCCGGCATTCACCAAATTGGTGCCAATACATTCAATGTACGTCGGCGGGGAGCAATACTTCGGCGAATACGATGAACGGGATCCACAGTTTTACCTCTGGAATGAAGTGACCGATGACGAACTCTCGGCGCTGAAGAAGGAGGATCGTCGCAGGGTCAAAACCGCACAAGCTCTCACTGCCGATAAGATCAAGGGTCTCCGACATGGCTTGGTCACGTTCGTGACTGCGGCGGCAATCCGCCGCCTGCAACAACGCGCGGCCAATGAGCGGCCCCGCCGGTATTCGATGATCATCCATGTCGAGACTGCTCGACGTGCACACGCGTGGCAACATATGGTCGCTGGAGAGATCCTTGATGCGCTTAATACGGCTATCAAGGAGCGGGATCAGAACTTTGAGCTTCTCATTGATGCCGCACTTGATGACCTTGATAGGTCAGTCAGCGCGGGCGGATTTCGCATGCCGGATCGGCAGGATATCGTCGATGAGGTGCGGAGGGCTTTCCTTAAGGGCGCCGTGGTCACGGAGAAGGTCAACTCCGACAACGACGTTGAAGCACTTCTCGATGAGAATGCCGAGTTGCGGCTGAGAACGCCGTACAATGTCTTTATTGGTGGCCAGATCCTTGATCGTGGCATCACCGTGCCGGGCCTCATCGCCTTCTACTATGGGAGATCCCCGAAGCGCATGCAGCAGGACACCGTTCTGCAGCACGCTCGCATGTACGGCACGAGGCCGCCGAGTGACCTAGCGGTTACTCGCTTCTATACGACGGCGCACAACTTCAATGCCTTGAGATCGATACACGAATTCGATGCAGCCCTTCGTTACGCCTTCGAAACCGGAGCGCATGATCGAGGCGTTGCCTTTGTTGTCAGGGATAGTGGCAACCGGATCATTCCCTGCGCTCCCGGCAAGATCCTGGCTTCGGACATCGTTGCGCTTCGCCCTGGTGGTGCACTGCTGCCGTTCGGCTTTCAGACAGGCGCACGAACCGCGATGGCCAGGTTAGTTGGGAAGGTCGAAAAGCTCATCACCTCCGGTGCGATCTCGTCCGGTAAGCCAGAGAAGGTCACGACCGAAGTAGCGATCGAAATTATCAACATTGTTGAACAGTGCTTTGACTTCGAAAGCGGGTATGGCTTCGACTGGGAGGCTTGTAGGGCAGCTATCGAGTATTTCTCTCGAATCGCCTCGCCGCCCGAGAGCCGCGGATACTGCTGGATCTTCGCCGAGACGGGCAGAACGCTAAGCCGCCAGCGTACTGAGGGGCGGTACTCAGATGCACCGCATACCTACCAGGATCGTGCCAAAGTGAAGACAGCAATCGGAGGGTTACCAGTACTCGCGTTGTTCAAGCAAGAAGGGCGCCTCGAAGATGGCTGGAGAGACGCGCCGTTCTGGTGGCCGGTGCTCTTTGCACCGGCCAACGCCGCGCCCAGCATCTTCGCATCAACAATTAGAGATGATGACGGCGCGGGAGAGGACGACGACAGCTAA